CACTACAAGCAGTGTCCCAACCACCAAGATGTGGAAGACTATCGAAAGTAGCACATACATTCTGAAAGACGGTGACTTCATCATACGACCTCACCCCTTTCTATCGGTAGTATGACACTTTAAATTAAGCTGATGGTGAACCAGACGCGAAGAATGCGACCCAAGTCCAGGACCAGACTTTGACTCCTTTGTCGCCTTTGGGTGAAAATGAAACATCTATGAAATTTGACTCTTGGTATCTGACAGATAAAGGGCTACGACGCGATTCAAATCAGGATTCTTGTCTTATCAATAGAGAGCTGGGGCTCTTTATCGTGGCAGATGGAATGGGCGGTCATTCAGGCGGCGAAGTCGCTTCCAGTATGGCTGTGGAGACGGTGGAAGAAATCATGCTTCAGCCGGATGCCGTAAAAAAATCTCCGCGCGAAATGATTTTGCTCGCCTACGAAGAAGCGTCGAAAAGAATTTTCGATAAAGCGGCGAATGAACGTCCTGAGCTTGCGGGCATGGGAACGACGATGGTGATGTCGTACATTCGCGGCAAGCATTTGTATGTGGGAAATGTCGGGGATTCTCGTTGTTATTTATTTAAGCGTCCCCATCTTTGGCAGATCACTGAAGATCATTCGTTATTGAATGAACAACTGCGCGCGGGCGTGATGAGCGAAGAACAAGTGCGCCAATTCGTGGGACGAAACGTCATCACACGCAGTGTGGGATATGAGCGCGATGTCTATCCAGATATCATCGAAAGAGAGATTTTCCCTGGGGAAATGTTCTTGATGTGTTCAGACGGACTTTCAGGTTTGGTTGACGATAAAAGAATTTCTGAAATTTTGAATCAAAATACACCTGACAAAATAGTTAAAGCGTGTGTAGAACAAGCTCTAGCCAATGGCGGCGACGACAACGTTACAGTCATGCTACTGCATTTTCATGAATAGAATTTTTTTAGTTTTATGTTGAGGAGTCTCGGAGTTGGATAAAAAGAAGGTGACGCTGTTTATTGTGAGCAATCAGACGGGAAAAACCCGTAAGATTGTGCTCTCGGCTGCCTGGCTTAAAGCCATCTCTTTTATTTCTGCTGTTATCATCATTATTTTTGCCGCGGGTCTTGTGGATTATTTCGGTTTGCTTTTGCAAGCCATGGAAAATAAACGTCTCAAAGCGGAAAATGCGCAACTCATCAAACAATTCCAAGTCGTTGAAAGTAAAGTGAGTGCCTTGGAAAATTCTTTGGAGCGCGTAAAAACATTCACGACAAAATTGAAATTGATCACGAACGTCGATGCGGAAGACCGTATCACGAAACTGACGATGGGACCCAAACCAGCGGCAGGACAACAAGTTGAAGAGTATGAACCGATGGAACAACGTCAGGAAAATGAAGAACTGGCGGCTCAGGATCAGGTTTTTGCGAATAAAAAACCTCTTAATGATCAAGTCGGTGAATTGGCTAACGAAAACGCGGATAAAGATTATGCCTCTTTGGTGGTGCGTATTGATAAGGCCGTCAAAGAGACTCAGCTTAAAGAGCAAAGTGTGATCGACTTGTGGGAGAGTTTATCAGAACGTCAAAGTTTGTTGAACTCGACTCCTAACATGAAACCGGCAAAAGGTTGGATTACGTCTCGTTTTGGATATCGTGTTTCTCCATTCTCGGGAAAAACAGCACTGCATGCCGGTCTTGATATCGCCGCGGCTCCCGGATCTCCAGTGTATGCGCCAGCTGATGGGGTTGTCGTGTTTGCAAGTTACGATGAGTCTTATGGAAAACTGATCACGATTGACTATGGTTATGGTGTGACGACTCGTTTTGGTCACTTGTCACAAATTTATGTGCAAGTCGGTCAGCGAGTGAATAAGTGGGATGTTGTGGGGGCTGTCGGAAATACAGGTCGTTCGACGGGTCCGCATCTTCACTATGAAGTTCGTATTAATGGAACGGCTGTTGATCCTATCAACTATATCCTCGATGAATAAAGTTCTTTGTTAAATACCAGAACCTCTGTCGCTTTATTGGGAGTACAATAAAGTATATTCGAGGTTCCAATGAAAACTTTGATTTTTCTTTTGAGTTTTCTATTTGTGATTGTGTCGGCAAACGCCGCTTTACCTCCACAGTTTTCAGAGTGTTTGCGCGAAAATAGCGGCACCGTTATGACGGTGACCGATTTAAAAGCCATCTCTTTGCTTTCCCGAGTGACTTATTGTCAGAACCAGGTGGGTATCGTCGGAAAAACAGAAACGATGGATCTGCTTCGAAGTCCGAATATTCAAGTCGGTATTTCTTTAAGCAAAACCACTTATTCACAGCTGGATTTGATGGATTTGGCGTCTTCCGGAAGCTATGTGCTTTATGTCGATAGCGGTCGTCTGACTCGCGATAATTTGATCGCGTTGGCGCAAGCGAATGTGCAGTTGGTTGTCATGACGGCGACGTCGGGACTTTCAAAAGCAGATTTGCTGGCGATCGCGGCGGCCAAGCCGTTTATTCTTAATGTGAATTCTGCGGTATCCCGAGTCGATTTGCGGGACTATGTGACGGCAGGGGTGCAGGTGGTGATACGAACCTCCCAGTCGGGCCTTTCGCGTGCTGATATTATCGATGTGGCGCAGGTGAATTCTGAGATGGTGACGATCATGCCCTAAAAATAAAAAAGGCTCTCGGATGAGAGCCTTTTTTATTCAAAATTTGAAGTTCTGGATATTACTGATTCATCACAGAAACAGCAGGCATTGGACATTGCAATTCTTTGAGCTTTTTGCTCACAAGAGTTGCGTCAGCTTGATAGCCTTTTCTTACCAAAGTGGCTTTGGCCTGGTTTACGATAGATTCTCTGTAAGTCGTTCCGTTCAATTGGCCGTAACCACGGCAAGCAATGACAACTGAAGAATCCATTTTTACATCCAATACAGGGTCAATCATGTCACAGAAGAATTGAACTGCGCCCAAGTGATCAATCGCTGCAGACCAATCCAACCAAGCAGATTCAAGTTTTTGACAAACAAGCTCTTGCTCGCGTGAGCCAACTGGAAGCTCTGTCAAGTTGATGTTACCAAGAACTTGAGAAATTTTATTGGCTTCAACTTGCGCTTTTGGATCCGTGTATGGAGTTCCACCGACAGTGTATTTGATGTGTTTTCCACGGCCTGCATCTGTCAAACTGTAAGAGTCGTTGCGCACTTCTCTCATGCCAGTGATGAAAGCTGAAACAGCTTGGTCATGCATTGATTTTGTGTGGTTGATCCACGCCAACACTGGTGGAGTGCCCCAAGACCAAGCACTGCGAGAACCGAAAAGACCGGATTTCAAGTTGACCATACGTTGCGCAAGTTCAGAGCGGTCGATAATTGAATTATCCTTTGCAAGTTCTTGCATCGCTTTTTCAACACGTTTGATGGTTACTTTCTCAACTTCAATACGGTTGAATTGAATTTTCCATTGACGGTATTCAGCGCTTCTTGAAAGTTCTGTTTCAAGATCTGATTTTGATTTGTTAACAACAGCACCCGTCATTGAAATAGACTGACGAACGCCTGACAACCAAGAGCGACCCGCTTGAGCACAAAGTTTCAAAGCGTTTTCATCTTCAGAGGATTTCGCCGCGTAATCAGCGATTTTCTTCATCGAAGTCGCATGCAATGTCGCCATTGTTACGGATTGAAGTTTTTGCGCGCGGTCACCTTGAGCTGTAGCCGCTTGAAGGTTCAAGAAAGCTGATGCTGGGAATGTTTTGCCGTCTCTTGCCCAGTTCACAAGCTCGTTAGATAGAGTACAAACCATCACGTCGTCGTTGTTTTGACCGATTTGTTGTTCCACTGTCGCAAGGTCCGCACGGTCACTTGCCAATTGGTTCTCAACCGCTTCAGAAACTTTTGTCGCTGTGTCTCTGTATTTCAAAAGAGCCGACAACTCACGAGAAGGGTTTGCGAATTTTGCGTTGTAAAGATCTACGCTTTGTTCAAGCTCTTGTGTAATCTTGTCGATCTTACCACTTTGAGCCAATTGCATGAAGCGCACTTTCTTAGCCACTTTCGTGAACTGACATGTATTTTGAAGAACCGCTTTACGGTGTTCAGGATTTGTCATGTCCAAAGTATTTTGATCGATCATTTTCGCAACGGCAGAAATACCGCTTGTTGCAATCGCACCACCAAGAACAAACGGAAGAGCTGGAGCCAAAGCCGCACTCATCGAAACCGCGAAAAGAGCATAAGGCGCCATACCGTTGATCACGTCATTCAAAGCCAAAAGAACTTTACCTGTCGACATAGTTTGACGACCGCACTTTGAATTTAGGAACGAATTGTTATTAACGATGTCACCCAAGTTACCCACGGCTTGCAAAGCCGCTGTCATGGATTGATCGATTTGATTTGTGTTCACAGCGTTTGGATCTTGTGTGTCCATGATCTTTTGCAAAACACCGATGCTTTCCTTGATCGCATTTCCGTTGTCTTCCAAAGATTTCGCTGACGGAGTTCCTGAACACTCCGGAGACGCCTTCACTTCTTTATTTAAAGCATCAATCGCCGCAATCAATTCTGAATGAGGGCGGTTGTCAAAAAGAGGACAGCTATAAGCTTCAGGAACTCTTGCTGCGTTCATCTTCGTTCCCGCTTGAGGGCGAGTTGCCGGAGCAGTAGATGTGGATCGAGTCGAACCGTTGTTGCCATTGTTCGGGCGCGTATTATTATTGTTGTTATTGTTTGAAGACCCTGTCGATGGCATCGTTGGATTTGTGGGGCTTAAACCCGTATCGTCATCGCTGTTATCCTCAGGAAATAAATCCAGTGGAAAAGAAGCCGTTCCTGTCTTCGCCCATACCATATGAGGGGAGTGCGGAAGGATGAAACTTGCTGCCAAGGCAAAGATCATTGTACTTCGCTTAACGTTCTTGAAGTTCATAGGGTCTCCATTTGTTTAACTTTTCGCCAAGTAACTTTTTTTGCGTGTCATTTTGAGGCACTCCTCATCGCTTGAGTGATCCTAAGTTCTCGGAATCACACTGCTCTGTTAAAACACCTTTTCACAACACGACTGTTCGATCGCTGCAAAGTGCAAGGGTGATGCTAGGATGATTCGTTTTGAAACAAACCCTGAAAACAGTCTAAGGTCGTGTCACAAAATATTGTCAGCCGAAGTTTCTATAGACGCTTTTTGACCTCGAACACGGCAATACATTGTTAATTGCTTATTATCTTTAATTTAAGCGGACTTTGCGTCCATTGGATGGAACGCTCTTTGAAGAGGGTATAGGTATGAGATTGATCATGTCTTTTCTCTTTTTAATAGGTTTCACATGCCCATGCATGGCAAAGGTGGATTTGAAGTCCACAAAAAGACTTATTATTCCTGAAGATAAAGTCACTCCAAAGATCACTCAAGCCGATGTCGCGAAAGTCGTTCCTCTTGATTTAAAACAAGGAGACAGTGAAGGCACCGTTCTTACTCGCATTGCGGATAGAGGTTTCTCACTTTGGTTTAATTCAGCGGCGATGAAGGCGACAACGATTGGTCGCATTGCTGAAACAGCTCAAGAAAAACTAAAAACAGATGTTGTTGTCCCTGCGAGCACGTCCAAAGGTGTGAGTCATAAGTTTTCCTTTAAGGTCGAGGCTTTCCAAGCTTTGGCAAAAGTGGAGTACACAGGCTGGATGAAAGCGGCGATTAATTATGACGCCAAGGCAGCCGAAACGGATATCTTCGTAAAAGAAAAAGTATTCTCGAATAAGGATCTCGTCGTCAGTCACAAGGCGACAAAAGAGCAGGGCCTTTCTATGGTCGGTCTTGCTTGGTCTTGGTAACCATTCCTGACATTGTTATTGATTGAAAATCCCTCGACATACGTTAACCTCAACGTATGGAAAAAATCGTATTTATCTCTGGAAAAAGAACTCCCTTTGGAGCATTTGGTGGATCTCTTAAGGATGTCTCTGCAACAGATCTGGGTGTGGTTGCCGCCAAGGCCACTCTGGAACAAGCCGGTCTTTCACCTGAAAAAATTGATCACGTCATTTTCGGAAACGTGGTGCAATCAGGTGCCGACGCCGCTTATTTGCCTCGTCACATTGGACTAAAAACAGGTGTGCCTGTGAATGTCGGCGCTTTTGCCGTGAACAGACTTTGCGGAAGTGGTTTCCAATCTTGGGTGAACGCTTTGCAAATGATCCAATGCGGGGAAGCTTCGGCAGTTCTTGCTGGTGGTGTGGAGCAAATGTCTTTGATTCCTTACGTCGCTCGCAAAGTGCGCTTCGATGGAATGCGCATGGGAAATTTCGAGTTGGAAGATTTGATGACGTCTGCTTTGACGGATGCTTACGCAAAAATGCCGATGGCTATCACAGCGGAAAACTTAGGCGAAAAATACGGCATCACTCGTGAACAGTGTGATAAGTATGCGATTCAATCACAAACTCGTTACAAAGCGGCTTTCGATAAAGGTTACTTCGCACAAGAAATAACTCCAGTGACAGTGGAAGGTCGTAAAGGAGCGGTGGTTGTTGAAAAAGACGAACATCCTAAACCAGATTCGACTTTAGAAAAACTTTCGACATTGAAATCGCTCTTTAAAAAAGACGGACTTGTGACTGCGGCGTCCGCATCGGGAATTGTCGACGGAGCTGCTTGCTCTCTTTTGATGAGTGAATCAAAAGCCAAAGAATTGGGAATGAAACCAATGGCTCGCATCGTAAGTTACGCCTCTGTCGGCTGCGACCCAACGATCATGGGTATTGGTCCTGCGGGAGCGGCACGTTTGGCTTTGCAAAGAGCCAATATGAAACTTGAGCAAATGGACTTGGTGGAAGTGAACGAAGCTTTTGCCGCTCAGTACTTAGCAGTAGAAAAAGAATTGAAATTAGATCCAGCAAAAACAAACGTAAACGGTGGCGCGATTGCTGTTGGACATCCTTTGGGAGCTTCTGGCACACGCATCATGAATCACTTGGTTTATGAACTTCACCGCAGAAATGCAAAGTACGCTTTAGGTTCTGCTTGTATTGGCGGTGGTCAAGGTATCGCAATAATCATCGAAAAAATCTAAAAGGAACGCCGTGTCCCTCCGAAGGAGGGCTAATCAACAGATTTGAATTGCGATGCACAATATTGGAGTTAAATGGAAAACGGATTTAATTTAAGAGAACGAACTGCTTTGATTGTAGGTCCTTTTACGACGACGGTACAAAGTCTGATGATGGGACTCACGCAAATGGGCTCTGATTGTGTGTTGTTGGATTTTGATAATTCTGCAAGCCAACGTTTTTGCAATCAGATCAATGACTCTCGTGAAATAAATCCTAAGTTTGGCCGTGCGATCAGTATTAAATCTCCGATGAAAACTCCTGAAGATATCAAAGACGCTGTGGGATCTGCGGCGCAGTCTTTTGGCAGTGTAGATTTGTTTATCGACGCGCAAGTTTACAATAAGCCGAATCGTTATAAAATCGGCGAGGCTTTAAGCCATTTGGATGAAGAAGTTCAGCACAACTTTAAAAGCTCTGTGATGCTCACCCATGCGGTTTTAAATTTTTTAAAGAATCGCAAGCGCGGTCGCATTCTTTATCTTTTGAATGAAAACTATCCTGATCCTATTTTGGCGGGCGCCCGAGGAGCCTTGGTTCCTTTTGCCCAGTCTTTGGCAAAACAAGTTGCTGAACACAATATCACGGTGAATGTTTTGAAATTGGGACTGACAGAAGAATTTATTTTAGCGCAACATCCGGAAGCGAAATCAATTAAGGAAGCGGTTGAGAAGTTGCGTGAAAAAGAACCGCATTTAAAAATCACGGAACCAGAAAAAGTGACAAACACGATCACTTATCTGGTCAGCCAATACGGCTCGGCTGTAAATGGACAGGTGATCTCGTTAAGCTAGTCTCTTAAAACTGAAGCTCTTTTTAAGAGAGCTTCAGTCCTTTTAAAATCGCATCTGCTTTTGCAATATTCTCTGGCGCTACATAAATACGGTCGATGATACGAGCGCCTTCATAGCGTTGGAAGATCTCTGTCGTTTGATTGATCGGAGCCGGTTGCGCCCAACGATCGTATTGATCAACAACGTAAATTTGCAGGGCACGTTCTTCCGGAGAAGCCGTGTGATATTTCGACAAACGCGCTTTAGAACTTGTGCGAATCACTTCAAGACCTTCAGCTTCCAAGGCCTTTTTAATCATTTCAGGTCGTTCAGATTCTGCTGTGTTGTGCTGCTCGATTAAAACTTTAAATGGTTTTCTTTGCGCAATTCTTTGCGCCCAAGGATTTTCAGCGCCCATCAAGTGTTCGTGCAAGCGATAGTCGTTGTAGCGAGTATATTCATTGATATCGCCTGGCAAAACGAATGTACAATCAGGAGACGTCAAATAACGAGTGAGCATCTCTTCATAGATAATGCTTTTATGATGGCAGTACACCATCAAGTGCATGTGGTGGCGTGAAATCAAAAAATCGTCGAAAGAGTAAAGGGCACGGCGATTCAAAGCCAGATACATTTTGTTTTCGCGACGATAAAACGTGAGATTTTGCACCAACCATGCAAGATCGATCTTGCCGTAGTTCGTTCCGCAGAAATAACTGTCACGCTCTAGATAGTCCATGCGATCGACATCCAGTTCACTGGAAACCAGCTGGCTTAAGATCGGTCTAAAGTCCACACCGTTATCGATGAAGAAATCATCCGGGCAGTGCAAAGCCTTATCAATCAAACAAGCGACGTGAATCGGTTGGATTTCTGGAAATTGCTGACGAATTGTCTCAGCAATTTGAGAATCGGTAACGTATTTGATTGTGTAGTCTTCGTGATTCGCACGGCGATTGTGATTCATGACTGTGTGAGCTTCGTCACCGTATTGCTCTTGCTCTTTGTAAAGTTTGATATTGAGCTCCGAAAGATGTGGCATCACTTGCTCGGTCGTATGACTTAAAGGCCCATGACCTACGTCGTGCAAAAGCGCACCTAAACGAAGAACCTGACGAAAACGTGTCTTTACAGAAGGTTTTGAAAACGGATAAACGCGAAAGATCGCATCGAAGGTTTCACCAGCCAGATGCCCAACACCCACAGAATGGATGTAGCGATTGTGAGTAGCTCCAGGAAAGCTAAACTCCGCATAGCCAAGCTGCTTAATCGCACGCAGACGTTGATATTCAGCGGTATCCAGGACGGCAACCTCTTGATCAGAATAATAAATCGAACCGTGAACAGGATCCCGAATCTCCATTGAACACTCCTCGGAGGTACGCCGTACCTTTTTGAATTGCGGCGCAACATAAGCTTATTTCAACTAACATATTCATTTATCGAGAGAATATGTCAAGGGGCGTACTTCGGACCGAGAAAGGCCTCCTACGCATAGGATTTGGAAGATAGCTTGGGACTAGATATTGATGGTCTGGCATTATATGCCGAGAAAAAAATTCTATCCGACCAATGAATATCCTTATCATGTAACCGCTCGAACCTCTAATAAAGAATGGTTTGGAGTTCCTTTAGAAACTGTATGGGGCATATTTGCAGATTATCTTCATTTTGTCTGGCGGGCTTATGACGTAAGAATTCATTCATTTGTTTTAATGAACAATCATTTTCATATGCTCATTTCGACTCCCGAGGGAAACCTGGATCAGGTCATGAACTATCTTCTTAGAGAGGTCAGTAAAAGAATCGGAGAGGAGACCGGGCGAATCAATCAAGTGTTTGGAGGTCCCTACCATTGGTCTGTAATTAAGAACTCCGTTCACTATCAACATGCCTATAAATATGTTTATCGAAATCCGGTCCACGCGGGCATTTGTAGAAGAGTTGAAGATTATAAGTATAGTTCTTTGCCCGGCTTATTGGGGATCGACTATTTGTATATACCCGTGTACGACAACTTAAATTTAATTCAGAGCCCAACAGCGCAATTGTCATGGCTGAATAATGAATACGAAAATGAAGATCGCGAAGCTATTTTTAAGGCGCTGAAGAGGAGAGAATTCGGGTTCTCCAGAGATCCACAAACGGCAAGAGTGCATTATCTTGAAAATACAGTTGTTTAGTGCGGCGCAATTCAAATAGGTACGGCGTACCTCCTAAGGCCCTGGATATTTTTTAAAATAGGCCTCTACGTGGCGGGTGAATTCTTCTTCGGAGGCGAGCTTGTTGAAATTCTCCATTTCTTTAATGGCCCGTGGAGTTTTCTTAAAGGCGACTCCGTATTGATCCATATGAATGACTTTGGAGTTAAGCTGTAACTGGTTCTGATAAGGTTTCAGCTTTTCACTGGTCTTAAGCAGATAGGCGAATATTCCGGCGTCGATGAAAACCAAATCCACTCGTTTGTTGGCAAGTTTTAAAAGATTCAGTTCGTCAGTGGAGGCCGGCTCCAGTTTTAGTTTTTTCTCTTTGTGCAGGCGTTGAAAAGAAACGGCCATTTCATAGCCGCTCGCATTTCCTATTTTATAGGGAAGAATGTCTTCGGGTTTTTTCCAGAGAATAGGGTTGTCTTTTCTCTCTGCAAAGACCCATGGCGTTTGGTAAACCACTTTGGACATTGTGAACTCTGGAGTGACGTTGACTTGGGTCACTGGAAAAAATCCAATAACGCTTTCATCTTTCATTGCTAATTTTCTTCCCCGCAAGAAAGGAGCAAAGGTGATCTTCAATTCGCAGTCGCCTTTTTTTAACATCTGTCGAAGGGCATAAATAGCAGCACCTTGCTCTGGCAAAGATTCACTGACGAAGGGA
This region of Bdellovibrio sp. BCCA genomic DNA includes:
- a CDS encoding M23 family metallopeptidase — its product is MDKKKVTLFIVSNQTGKTRKIVLSAAWLKAISFISAVIIIIFAAGLVDYFGLLLQAMENKRLKAENAQLIKQFQVVESKVSALENSLERVKTFTTKLKLITNVDAEDRITKLTMGPKPAAGQQVEEYEPMEQRQENEELAAQDQVFANKKPLNDQVGELANENADKDYASLVVRIDKAVKETQLKEQSVIDLWESLSERQSLLNSTPNMKPAKGWITSRFGYRVSPFSGKTALHAGLDIAAAPGSPVYAPADGVVVFASYDESYGKLITIDYGYGVTTRFGHLSQIYVQVGQRVNKWDVVGAVGNTGRSTGPHLHYEVRINGTAVDPINYILDE
- a CDS encoding Stp1/IreP family PP2C-type Ser/Thr phosphatase, with the translated sequence MKFDSWYLTDKGLRRDSNQDSCLINRELGLFIVADGMGGHSGGEVASSMAVETVEEIMLQPDAVKKSPREMILLAYEEASKRIFDKAANERPELAGMGTTMVMSYIRGKHLYVGNVGDSRCYLFKRPHLWQITEDHSLLNEQLRAGVMSEEQVRQFVGRNVITRSVGYERDVYPDIIEREIFPGEMFLMCSDGLSGLVDDKRISEILNQNTPDKIVKACVEQALANGGDDNVTVMLLHFHE
- a CDS encoding transposase, producing MVWHYMPRKKFYPTNEYPYHVTARTSNKEWFGVPLETVWGIFADYLHFVWRAYDVRIHSFVLMNNHFHMLISTPEGNLDQVMNYLLREVSKRIGEETGRINQVFGGPYHWSVIKNSVHYQHAYKYVYRNPVHAGICRRVEDYKYSSLPGLLGIDYLYIPVYDNLNLIQSPTAQLSWLNNEYENEDREAIFKALKRREFGFSRDPQTARVHYLENTVV
- a CDS encoding SDR family oxidoreductase; this encodes MENGFNLRERTALIVGPFTTTVQSLMMGLTQMGSDCVLLDFDNSASQRFCNQINDSREINPKFGRAISIKSPMKTPEDIKDAVGSAAQSFGSVDLFIDAQVYNKPNRYKIGEALSHLDEEVQHNFKSSVMLTHAVLNFLKNRKRGRILYLLNENYPDPILAGARGALVPFAQSLAKQVAEHNITVNVLKLGLTEEFILAQHPEAKSIKEAVEKLREKEPHLKITEPEKVTNTITYLVSQYGSAVNGQVISLS
- a CDS encoding substrate-binding periplasmic protein encodes the protein MWRVFLIFSSTLFIANAVLAREMHFVTYEAPPFVSESLPEQGAAIYALRQMLKKGDCELKITFAPFLRGRKLAMKDESVIGFFPVTQVNVTPEFTMSKVVYQTPWVFAERKDNPILWKKPEDILPYKIGNASGYEMAVSFQRLHKEKKLKLEPASTDELNLLKLANKRVDLVFIDAGIFAYLLKTSEKLKPYQNQLQLNSKVIHMDQYGVAFKKTPRAIKEMENFNKLASEEEFTRHVEAYFKKYPGP
- a CDS encoding acetyl-CoA C-acetyltransferase, producing the protein MEKIVFISGKRTPFGAFGGSLKDVSATDLGVVAAKATLEQAGLSPEKIDHVIFGNVVQSGADAAYLPRHIGLKTGVPVNVGAFAVNRLCGSGFQSWVNALQMIQCGEASAVLAGGVEQMSLIPYVARKVRFDGMRMGNFELEDLMTSALTDAYAKMPMAITAENLGEKYGITREQCDKYAIQSQTRYKAAFDKGYFAQEITPVTVEGRKGAVVVEKDEHPKPDSTLEKLSTLKSLFKKDGLVTAASASGIVDGAACSLLMSESKAKELGMKPMARIVSYASVGCDPTIMGIGPAGAARLALQRANMKLEQMDLVEVNEAFAAQYLAVEKELKLDPAKTNVNGGAIAVGHPLGASGTRIMNHLVYELHRRNAKYALGSACIGGGQGIAIIIEKI
- a CDS encoding HD domain-containing protein, encoding MEIRDPVHGSIYYSDQEVAVLDTAEYQRLRAIKQLGYAEFSFPGATHNRYIHSVGVGHLAGETFDAIFRVYPFSKPSVKTRFRQVLRLGALLHDVGHGPLSHTTEQVMPHLSELNIKLYKEQEQYGDEAHTVMNHNRRANHEDYTIKYVTDSQIAETIRQQFPEIQPIHVACLIDKALHCPDDFFIDNGVDFRPILSQLVSSELDVDRMDYLERDSYFCGTNYGKIDLAWLVQNLTFYRRENKMYLALNRRALYSFDDFLISRHHMHLMVYCHHKSIIYEEMLTRYLTSPDCTFVLPGDINEYTRYNDYRLHEHLMGAENPWAQRIAQRKPFKVLIEQHNTAESERPEMIKKALEAEGLEVIRTSSKARLSKYHTASPEERALQIYVVDQYDRWAQPAPINQTTEIFQRYEGARIIDRIYVAPENIAKADAILKGLKLS